Proteins encoded in a region of the Suncus etruscus isolate mSunEtr1 chromosome 1, mSunEtr1.pri.cur, whole genome shotgun sequence genome:
- the LOC126021140 gene encoding olfactory receptor 1A1 — MIEVNKSSTLNFILLGITGQKEQEEILFILFLFIYPITLIGNLIIILAIRSDFRLHNPMYFFLANLSFVDIFFSSITIPNTLANHLLNTKTISFGGCLTQMYFMIALGNTDSYILAAMAYDRAVAISRPLHYTTIMSPRSCVLLVVGSWVVGNTNALPHTLLTSRLSFCGNREVANFYCDITPLLKLSCSDIKFNVKMMYLGVGVFSVPLICIIISYVRVFSTVLRVPSTKSVLKAFSTCGSHLTVVSLYYGTVMGMYFRPLTSYSLKDAVITVMYMAVTPMLNPFIYSLRNRDMKAALRKLFSRRISS, encoded by the coding sequence ATGATAGAAGTAAATAAATCCTCTACCCTGAATTTTATTCTTCTTGGAATTACTGGACAAAAGGAACAGGAAGAAATCCTCttcatcctcttcctcttcatttATCCCATCACATTAATTGGAAACCTCATCATCATCTTGGCCATTCGCTCTGACTTTCGTCTTCACAATCCCATGTATTTTTTCCTTGCTAACCTCTCCTTCGTTGATATTTTCTTCTCCTCCATAACCATCCCTAACACTCTGGCTAATCACCTCTTAAACACAAAAACCATCTCCTTTGGGGGATGTCTGACACAAATGTATTTTATGATTGCTTTGGGAAATACAGATAGTTATATCTTGGCTGCAATGGCATATGATCGGGCTGTGGCTATCAGTCGTCCACTTCATTACACAACAATTATGAGCCCACGGTCTTGTGTCCTGTTAGTTGTCGGATCTTGGGTGGTTGGAAACACTAATGCTCTCCCTCACACTCTGCTCACATCTAGGCTGTCTTTCTGTGGAAACAGGGAAGTAGCCAACTTCTACTGTGATATTACTCCTTTGCTCAAGTTGTCTTGTTCTGACATCAAATTTAATGTTAAAATGATGTATCTAGGGGTTGGTGTTTTCTCTGTGCCCTTAATATGCATTATTATATCCTATGTCCGGGTCTTTTCTACAGTCTTACGAGTCCCATCCACCAAAAGTGTGCTCAAAGCCTTTTCCACCTGTGGTTCCCACCTCACAGTTGTTTCGTTGTATTATGGGACGGTCATGGGCATGTATTTCCGCCCTCTGACTAGTTACAGCTTAAAAGATGCTGTGATAACTGTGATGTACATGGCAGTAACCCCAATGTTGAATCCATTTATCTATAGTCTGAGAAACAGAGATATGAAGGCTGCCCTCCGAAAACTCTTCAGTAGAAGAATATCCTCATAA